In Lotus japonicus ecotype B-129 chromosome 5, LjGifu_v1.2, one genomic interval encodes:
- the LOC130717530 gene encoding uncharacterized mitochondrial protein AtMg00810-like: MSIVGALQYATLTRPEISFAVNKVCQFLSQPLEDHWKAVKRILRYLKATIHHGLHLKPCSLTSPVPLLAFCDADWGSDPDDRRSTSGSCVFFGPNLCVFFRPNLVSWSSKKQTLVARSSTEVEYRSLANTSAELL, translated from the coding sequence ATGTCAATTGTAGGGGCCCTCCAATATGCTACTCTAACCAGGCCTGAAATCAGCTTTGCAGTGAATAAAGTATGCCAGTTTCTAAGCCAGCCTTTGGAGGATCATTGGAAGGCTGTTAAGCGCATACTTAGATATCTCAAGGCCACCATTCATCATGGCCTGCATCTAAAACCATGTTCCTTAACTTCTCCAGTCCCATTACTGGCcttttgtgatgcagattggggctCAGATCCTGATGATAGAAGGTCAACTTCAGGGTCTTGTGTGTTTTTTGGACCTAATCTTTGTGTGTTCTTTAGACCTAATCTTGTCTCTTGGAGCTCTAAGAAGCAAACCTTAGTTGCTAGGTCCAGCACAGAGGTAGAATACAGGAGCTTGGCAAATACCTCTGCTGAATTGTTGTGA